Proteins encoded together in one Astatotilapia calliptera chromosome 7, fAstCal1.2, whole genome shotgun sequence window:
- the LOC113024996 gene encoding transcription initiation factor TFIID subunit 4-like isoform X3 yields the protein MAGASDPLEDMLFNEVDEKAVSDLVGSLESQLGDRKPPAPPFSAGKRDAAPSAAGHFSGKVRGAESAEQPQQGHPGAVLTPEPAASEPPSAAPLPSSTSAGPAGASLAAVGPPPPAGSPGPGPLGAPAAGASFPRAAVPGPSAAEAVRSSPPGLQSVNGGTGAAKLVSSPGVPATAGAGPATSQPGFPVPQHSGGSPSAVLQRLPSPAAQNGLDPQGGPPAAPAASASQVVNHNNPLMHAKVLVPSQPATGSSVILTGTPSPVQAPISHPQTGTSTSPSPGAKPAVNGVSQPAVAVVRPPGPAVVATSIPQQRPGLVAATTRVATSQPSLAVRPQQQTTIQLPQGFTMPQGMVLVRTETGQLVMVPQQVLAQAQAKTQQSQAVTSITQRPATPTAATTIRVSTAPTKALAVAPSITPVSVKMTTPQKTPTVITTGGTPVAKPAGVPSTPMTGTPAPAASPATRVTVVSQEMQENVKKCKNFLATLIKLASHNSPSPDTSKNVKALVQDLLDAKIEPEEFTTRLQAELKSSPQPYLIPFLKKSLPALRQTLLNSQQSLMTAPPGAVVTPPATPGSVTAATIRPRLPVNPAGGTVRLNAPIGTAALPVCRPGVQTVQARAPIVFRPQATLQVRGPTTIISKSPVNLAAQANQKKLSDPGGGTFRDDDDINDVASMAGVNLNEENARILATSSELVGTKIRSCKDEAFLPSGLLLRRILDTAKKFGVSEVPPEVVNLVSHATQSRLRTLLEKVSAIAQHRTDGGKDEERYEQTSDVRSQLRFFEQLERLEKQRKDEQEREMLLKAAKSRARQEDPEQARLKQKAKEMQQQELAQMRQRDANLTALAAIGPRKKRKLDSPGGAGTEVSSGSAAGSSVAGSSRQQPRQRITRVNLRDLIFCMEHDRPTARSLILYKALLK from the exons ATGGCGGGAGCCTCCGACCCACTGGAGGACATGCTCTTCAATGAGGTGGACGAGAAGGCGGTGAGCGACCTGGTCGGTTCTCTGGAATCTCAGCTAGGCGACCGAAAGCCTCCCGCGCCTCCGTTTTCCGCCGGGAAACGAGACGCGGCTCCGTCGGCCGCGGGCCACTTCTCAGGGAAAGTGCGCGGAGCGGAGTCCGCGGAGCAGCCGCAACAAGGACATCCCGGAGCGGTGCTGACCCCGGAGCCCGCCGCAAGCGAGCCGCCGTCCGCCGCACCGCTGCCCTCGTCTACCTCCGCCGGGCCCGCGGGAGCCAGCCTGGCCGCGGTCGGACCGCCTCCGCCCGCCGGTTCTCCGGGACCGGGACCTCTCGGCGCTCCGGCCGCCGGCGCTAGCTTCCCCCGGGCTGCGGTCCCGGGTCCGAGCGCTGCGGAGGCGGTCAGGAGCTCTCCGCCCGGACTGCAGAGCGTGAACGGCGGTACCGGAGCCGCCAAGTTGGTGAGCTCTCCCGGTGTTCCTGCGACCGCCGGGGCCGGCCCCGCGACTTCACAGCCCGGCTTCCCCGTACCTCAGCACTCCGGGGGCTCCCCCTCCGCGGTCCTGCAGAGGCTCCCCAGCCCGGCGGCCCAGAACGGGCTCGACCCGCAGGGCGGCCCGCCGGCAGCCCCCGCCGCCTCCGCCTCTCAGGTCGTGAACCACAACAACCCTCTCATGCACGCCAAGGTGCTCGTGCCCAGCCAGCCCGCCACCGGAAGCTCTGTCATACTGACCGGCACCCCCTCCCCGGTCCAGGCCCCCATCAGCCACCCTCAGACCGGGACCAGCACGTCACCCTCCCCCGGGGCTAAACCCGCAGTCAACGGGGTGTCCCAGCCCGCCGTGGCCGTGGTGAGGCCGCCCGGACCGGCCGTGGTGGCCACCTCCATCCCGCAGCAGAGACCCGGGCTGGTGGCCGCCACCACCCGGGTCGCTACTTCGCAACCCTCGCTGGCTGTCCGGCCCCAGCAGCAGACCACCATCCAGCTGCCCCAGGGCTTCACCATGCCCCAag GTATGGTTCTGGTCCGGACTGAGACGGGTCAGCTGGTCATGGTCCCCCAGCAGGTCCTCGCTCAGGCTCAGGCCAAGACGCAGCAGAGCCAGGCGGTGACGAGCATCACGCAGAGACCCGCCACGCCGACGGCCGCCACCACCATCCGGGTGAGCACTGCCCCCACG AAGGCGCTCGCAGTGGCGCCCAGCATCACGCCGGTATCGGTGAAGATGACGACCCCCCAGAAGACGCCGACGGTGATCACGACGGGGGGGACGCCTGTCGCCAAACCTGCCGGTGTGCCGTCCACCCCCATGACCGGCACACCGGCGCCCGCAGCCTCGCCCGCCACCAGAGTCACCGTGGTGTCCCAG GAAATGCAGGAAAACGTAAAGAAATGCAAGAACTTCCTCGCCACGCTCATCAAGCTGGCGTCCCACAACTCGCCCTCGCCGGATACCTCGAAGAACGTGAAAGCCCTGGTGCAGGACCTGCTC GACGCCAAAATCGAGCCCGAGGAGTTCACCACTCGGCTGCAGGCCGAGCTGAAGTCCTCGCCACAACCCTACCTCATCCCCTTCCTCAAG AAAAGCCTCCCCGCTCTGCGGCAGACGCTGCTCAACAGCCAGCAGTCTCTGATGACTGCACCCCCCGGCGCCGTGGTCACGCCTCCGGCCACCCCTGGCTCAGTCACCGCCGCCACCATCAGGCCGCGGCTGCCCGTCAACCCGGCCGGCGGCACCGTCCGTCTGAACGCACCCATCGGCACGGCGGCTCTG CCTGTGTGCAGACCTGGAGTGCAGACCGTGCAGGCTCGGGCGCCGATTGTCTTCAGACCTCAGG ctACGCTGCAGGTGAGAGGACCCACAACCATCATCAGCAAAAGCCCTGTGAACCTTGCAGCTCAGGCCAATCAGAAGAAGCTGAGCGATCCAGGGGGCGGGACGTTCAG AGATGACGACGACATCAACGACGTGGCTTCGATGGCTGGCGTCAATCTCAATGAGGAGAACGCCCGAATCCTCGCCACCAGCTCGGAGCTCGTGGGCACAAAGATCCGCTCGTGTAAAGACGAGGCCTTCCTGCCGAGCGGCCTGCTGCTCCGCCGCATCCTGGACACAG CTAAGAAGTTTGGCGTCAGCGAGGTCCCGCCAGAAGTGGTGAACCTGGTTTCCCACGCCACGCAGTCCCGGCTGCGCACCCTGCTGGAGAAGGTTTCGGCCATCGCGCAGCACCGCACGGACGGCGGGAAG GATGAAGAGCGCTACGAGCAGACGTCGGACGTTCGCTCTCAGCTGCGTTTCTTCGAGCAGTTGGAGCGTTTGGAGAAACAGAGGAAAGacgagcaggagagagagatgctgCTGAAGGCCGCCAAG AGTCGTGCCAGACAAGAAGACCCTGAACAGGCTCGACTCAAGCAGAAGGCTAAAGAG atgcagcagcaggagcttgCTCAGATGCGACAGAGAGACGCCAACCTCACTGCGCTCGCCGCCATCGGCCCGCGCAAGAAACGCAAGCTGGACTCACCGGGCGGAGCTGGCACAGAG GTGTCCTCGGGCTCAGCCGCCGGCTCCTCCGTGGCCGGCTCCTCCCGCCAGCAGCCCCGCCAGCGCATCACACGAGTTAACCTCAGGGACTTAATCTTCTGTATGGAGCACGATCGGCCCACGGCTCGCTCCCTGATACTCTACAAGGCTCTGCTGAAGTGA